A window of the Cicer arietinum cultivar CDC Frontier isolate Library 1 chromosome 6, Cicar.CDCFrontier_v2.0, whole genome shotgun sequence genome harbors these coding sequences:
- the LOC101504281 gene encoding uncharacterized protein, with amino-acid sequence MMKKSVFEKNRNRGDQKAGNNKRFLVTINIMGSSGPIRFVVNEKELVSGVIDTALKSYAREGRLPVLGFNASNFLLYHPNAEFYALNPLEPIGSYEGRNFVLCKKQVHPSMKEPQSELRSQKSNGGWKAWLNKSFVSKILSN; translated from the exons ATGATGAAAAAGAGCGTTTTTGAGAAGAACAGGAACAGGGGAGACCAAAAAGCAGGGAACAACAAAAGGTTTTTGGTTACTATAAACATCATGGGAAGTTCGGGTCCTATAAGGTTTGTGGTGAATGAGAAAGAGCTTGTTTCTGGGGTCATTGACACTGCCCTTAAATCCTATGCAAGAGAAGGAAGGCTTCCTGTTCTTGGTTTCAATGCTTCCAATTTCCTTCTTTATCATCCAAATGCAGAATTTTATG CTCTGAATCCATTGGAACCAATAGGATCTTATGAGGGGAGGAATTTCGTGCTGTGCAAAAAGCAGGTTCACCCATCAATGAAAGAACCACAATCAGAGCTGAGATCTCAAAAGAGCAATGGTGGCTGGAAAGCTTGGTTAAACAAATCATTTGTTTCGAAAATCTTATCCAATTGA
- the LOC101503964 gene encoding DELLA protein 1 encodes MKRDHQETYGGSGRVSGNKTTTTNNKSNFVSVKEECSSMQNNSLNGKSNMWREEKENSGGMDEFLAALGYKVRSSDMADVAQKLEQLEMVMGCAQEDGINHLSSDTVHYDPADLYSWVQTMLTELNPSNTNLIDPSSLLQDNNINNNNLPIDDPLDSSSSSSILNNTFNDDSEYDLSAIPGMAVYPPQYHNQENEIENKIVNSNKRLKTWGNNESETESNDVLPALSPPAEHTRPVVLVDSQETGVRLVHTMMACAEAIQQENLKLADALVKHIGLLASSQTGAMRKVASYFAHALGRRIYGSFPEETMDSSFSDVLHMHFYESSPYLKFAHFTANQAILEAFAGAGRVHVVDFGLKQGMQWPALMQALALRPGGPPTFRLTGIGPPQPDNTDALQQVGWKLAQLAQTIGVQFEFRGFVCNSLADLDPNMLEIRPGEAVAVNSVFELHSMLARPGSIEKVLNTVKRIKPKIVTIVEQEANHNGPVFVDRFTEALHYYSSLFDSLEGSSSNSSSSTGSGSSGQDLLMSELYLGRQICNVVAYEGVDRVERHETLSQWRSRMGAAGFDPVHLGSNAFKQASTLLALFAGGDGYRVEENNGCLMLGWHTRSLIATSAWKLPLSES; translated from the coding sequence atgaaaagggATCACCAAGAAACCTACGGCGGAAGCGGAAGAGTGAGTGGAAACAAGACAACCACCACAAACAACAAGAGCAACTTTGTTAGTGTGAAAGAAGAGTGTTCATCAATGCAGAACAATTCCTTAAACGGAAAATCAAACATGTGGAGGGAAGAGAAAGAAAACAGTGGCGGAATGGACGAGTTTTTAGCAGCTTTAGGTTACAAAGTCCGTTCATCGGACATGGCTGACGTGGCACAAAAACTTGAACAACTTGAGATGGTTATGGGTTGTGCTCAAGAAGATGGAATTAACCACCTTTCTTCAGACACAGTTCATTACGACCCAGCCGATCTATATTCATGGGTTCAAACCATGCTCACAGAACTTAACCCTTCAAACACAAATCTCATCGATCCTTCTTCTCTTTTacaagataataatattaataataataacctacCAATCGATGACCCTTtagattcttcttcttcttcttctattcTCAACAACACATTCAACGATGACTCTGAATATGACCTCAGTGCTATTCCTGGAATGGCCGTATACCCACCTCAATACCATAACCAAGAAAACGAAAtcgaaaataaaattgttaacaGCAACAAGAGATTGAAGACTTGGGGGAATAATGAATCTGAAACGGAGTCCAATGATGTTTTACCGGCGTTATCTCCGCCGGCGGAACATACTAGACCGGTGGTTCTCGTTGACTCACAGGAAACTGGTGTTCGTCTTGTTCATACTATGATGGCTTGCGCTGAAGCGATTCAGCAAGAGAATCTGAAGCTTGCAGACGCGCTTGTGAAACATATAGGGTTGTTGGCTTCGTCGCAAACCGGAGCTATGAGAAAAGTCGCTTCGTATTTCGCACATGCTCTTGGTCGTAGAATCTACGGAAGCTTCCCTGAAGAAACAATGGATTCGTCTTTCTCCGATGTTCTTCACATGCACTTTTATGAATCTTCTCCTTATCTAAAATTCGCTCATTTCACTGCAAATCAAGCTATTCTAGAAGCTTTCGCCGGCGCCGGGAGAGTCCACGTCGTCGATTTTGGACTCAAACAAGGGATGCAGTGGCCGGCGCTTATGCAAGCACTAGCATTGCGCCCCGGTGGTCCGCCGACTTTCCGGTTAACCGGAATCGGACCGCCGCAGCCGGATAATACTGACGCTTTGCAACAAGTGGGTTGGAAATTGGCTCAGCTTGCTCAAACTATTGGGGTTCAGTTCGAATTTCGTGGATTCGTTTGCAACAGTTTAGCGGATCTTGACCCGAATATGCTTGAGATCCGACCCGGTGAAGCCGTTGCTGTTAACTCTGTTTTCGAGCTTCATTCTATGTTGGCCCGACCCGGATCCATTGAAAAGGTACTCAACACGGTTAAAAGGATTAAGCCTAAGATTGTTACTATCGTCGAACAAGAAGCGAACCACAACGGACCGGTTTTCGTGGACCGGTTCACGGAGGCCTTACATTATTACTCGAGTTTATTTGATTCGCTGGAAGGTTCgtcttctaattcatcttcctCGACCGGGTCGGGTTCGTCGGGTCAGGATCTGTTGATGTCGGAGCTTTATTTAGGGAGGCAAATATGCAACGTGGTGGCTTATGAAGGAGTGGACCGTGTCGAACGACACGAGACATTGAGCCAGTGGAGGTCGAGGATGGGTGCGGCTGGGTTCGACCCGGTTCATTTAGGTTCGAACGCGTTTAAACAAGCGAGTACGTTGTTGGCATTGTTTGCAGGTGGTGATGGGTATAGAGTGGAAGAGAATAATGGATGCCTTATGCTTGGGTGGCACACGAGGTCACTCATTGCTACCTCCGCGTGGAAGCTTCCACTCAGTGAGTCATAG